In Pseudomonas sp. ADAK18, a single window of DNA contains:
- a CDS encoding PilZ domain-containing protein — protein MSEHERDYAEKRDFIRMRVDAEVSLIHAGQVIAAVCVDLSGSGMQVQAPKRFKVGDQLSVRIDSDHAALKGLNAETEVVWVADQDDGGQKLGLSILKMN, from the coding sequence GTGAGCGAACACGAGCGCGACTACGCTGAAAAACGCGATTTCATCCGCATGCGGGTCGATGCCGAAGTCTCTCTGATCCACGCCGGGCAGGTGATTGCCGCGGTATGTGTCGATCTTTCGGGCTCGGGCATGCAGGTACAGGCACCCAAGCGATTCAAGGTCGGGGATCAGTTAAGTGTGCGTATCGATTCCGATCACGCCGCGCTCAAGGGCCTGAACGCCGAAACCGAAGTGGTGTGGGTGGCGGATCAAGACGATGGCGGTCAGAAGCTGGGCCTGTCGATCTTGAAGATGAACTGA
- a CDS encoding VacJ family lipoprotein: protein MRWSQCLAQLSVCASVLLVPFVAQAASEDDPWESVNRPIFTFNDTVDTYALKPLAQGYQFVTPQFVQDGIHNFFRNIGDVGNFANDVLQLKPHAAGVDTARLLVNTTFGVLGFIDVGTKMGLQRNDEDFGQTLGHWGVGSGPYVMLPLLGPSTLRDAPSKYVDSYTEPYRYMNDIPWRNSAIGMDIVDTRASLLSSEKLISGDKYTFIRNAYLQNREFKVKDGKVVDDF from the coding sequence ATGCGCTGGAGTCAATGTCTAGCTCAGCTATCTGTGTGTGCCAGCGTCCTGCTGGTACCTTTCGTTGCCCAGGCGGCTTCGGAAGACGATCCATGGGAAAGCGTCAACCGTCCGATCTTCACCTTCAACGACACCGTTGATACCTACGCCCTCAAGCCTTTGGCCCAGGGCTATCAGTTCGTGACCCCGCAATTTGTGCAGGACGGTATTCACAACTTCTTCCGCAACATCGGTGACGTCGGCAACTTTGCCAACGACGTGTTGCAGCTCAAACCCCACGCCGCTGGCGTCGATACCGCCCGTTTGCTGGTGAACACCACCTTCGGCGTGCTGGGTTTCATTGATGTCGGCACCAAAATGGGGCTGCAACGCAATGATGAAGACTTCGGCCAGACTCTCGGTCACTGGGGCGTTGGCAGCGGTCCTTACGTGATGCTGCCACTGCTGGGCCCAAGCACCTTGCGTGATGCGCCATCCAAGTATGTAGATAGCTACACCGAACCGTACCGCTACATGAATGACATTCCATGGCGTAACAGTGCCATCGGCATGGACATTGTCGACACCCGCGCCAGCTTGCTGTCGAGCGAGAAGCTGATCAGCGGCGACAAGTACACCTTCATCCGCAACGCCTACCTGCAGAACCGCGAGTTCAAGGTCAAGGATGGCAAGGTAGTGGACGATTTTTAA
- a CDS encoding HAD family phosphatase — protein MPHAEIAVASAPSLTAVLFGLSGCLVDFGSLARHNATPSPDPHATPGALKILRSLEDHGIPCAWLDELPSAVSAALAAELPRWVKATPPSSTRWPAPHACWQALMALNIERLEGCVLVSGEPRLLQSGLNAGLWTIGLASCGSLCGLSPTQWQALSQQEREHKRAKATMALYGLGVHSVIDHLGELETCLADISLRQLKGEKP, from the coding sequence ATGCCTCACGCCGAGATTGCTGTCGCCAGTGCCCCGTCCTTGACTGCCGTACTGTTCGGCTTGAGTGGCTGCCTGGTGGACTTTGGTTCCCTGGCCCGCCATAACGCCACGCCCTCCCCTGATCCCCATGCCACGCCCGGTGCCCTGAAGATCCTGCGCAGCCTGGAAGATCATGGCATTCCCTGTGCCTGGCTGGACGAGCTGCCGAGCGCCGTTTCCGCAGCCTTGGCTGCCGAGCTGCCACGCTGGGTCAAGGCGACACCTCCCTCCTCCACCCGGTGGCCGGCGCCCCACGCCTGCTGGCAGGCTTTGATGGCGCTGAACATTGAGCGCCTGGAAGGCTGCGTATTGGTCAGTGGTGAACCGCGTCTGCTGCAATCAGGGCTCAACGCCGGGCTATGGACGATCGGCCTGGCCTCCTGCGGCTCGCTGTGCGGGCTCTCCCCTACGCAATGGCAGGCACTGAGCCAACAGGAGCGGGAGCACAAACGCGCCAAGGCGACCATGGCGCTGTATGGGCTGGGAGTGCATTCGGTGATCGATCATCTGGGCGAGTTGGAAACGTGCCTGGCGGACATCAGCCTGCGGCAACTCAAGGGTGAGAAGCCCTGA
- a CDS encoding DUF4404 family protein: MPAREQLQEQVKLLREQLEQNPLMLPEKREELETLIAELEVQEPLEGAIQDPSIADGVNLAVERFELDHPGIAGTLRSIVQTLGNIGI, from the coding sequence ATGCCTGCCCGCGAACAGCTGCAAGAACAGGTCAAATTATTGCGCGAGCAATTGGAACAGAATCCGTTGATGCTTCCTGAGAAACGTGAAGAACTGGAAACATTGATTGCTGAGCTTGAAGTTCAGGAACCGTTGGAAGGCGCCATCCAGGATCCAAGCATCGCCGACGGCGTGAATCTGGCAGTGGAACGCTTTGAGCTGGACCACCCAGGCATCGCCGGGACCTTACGCAGCATTGTGCAGACCCTGGGTAATATCGGGATCTGA
- the queF gene encoding NADPH-dependent 7-cyano-7-deazaguanine reductase QueF (Catalyzes the NADPH-dependent reduction of 7-cyano-7-deazaguanine (preQ0) to 7-aminomethyl-7-deazaguanine (preQ1) in queuosine biosynthesis) codes for MHPAAEHSPLGKSSEYISTYTPSLLFPIPRAAKWAELGLSAETLPYKGVDFWNCFELSWLLPSGKPVVAIGEFSIPADSPNIIESKSFKLYLNSLNQTPFADTQSLEATLRTDLSAAAGKPVGVRVRRLADVEAEGVVSLPGVCIDDLDISVSNYEHPRPELLRCDESRVVEESVHSHLLKSNCPVTSQPDWGSVAVEYRGLALDHASLLEYLVSFRQHSDFHEQCVERIFLDLQRLLKPEKLTVYARYVRRGGLDINPYRSTEDMTFQNLRLARQ; via the coding sequence ATGCATCCCGCAGCCGAACATTCGCCGCTGGGCAAGTCCAGTGAATACATCTCCACCTACACCCCATCGTTGCTGTTCCCGATTCCGCGCGCCGCCAAGTGGGCCGAGCTGGGCCTGAGCGCCGAGACCCTGCCGTATAAAGGCGTGGATTTCTGGAACTGCTTCGAGTTGTCTTGGTTGCTGCCGTCCGGCAAGCCGGTGGTGGCCATCGGTGAATTCAGCATCCCGGCCGACTCGCCGAACATCATCGAGTCCAAATCCTTCAAGCTGTACCTCAACTCGCTGAACCAGACGCCGTTTGCCGATACCCAGAGCCTTGAAGCGACGTTGCGCACCGACCTGAGCGCTGCTGCCGGCAAGCCGGTGGGCGTGCGAGTCCGCCGTTTGGCTGATGTTGAAGCCGAAGGCGTGGTATCGCTGCCGGGCGTGTGCATTGATGACCTGGATATCAGTGTCAGCAACTACGAGCACCCGCGTCCCGAACTGCTGCGTTGTGATGAGTCGCGCGTGGTGGAGGAGAGCGTTCACAGTCATCTGCTCAAATCCAACTGCCCGGTGACCAGTCAGCCTGATTGGGGCAGTGTGGCGGTGGAATACCGCGGTTTGGCACTGGACCATGCCAGCCTGCTGGAGTATCTGGTGAGCTTCCGTCAGCACTCGGACTTCCACGAGCAATGCGTGGAGCGGATCTTCCTGGACCTGCAGCGCTTACTGAAGCCGGAAAAATTGACGGTGTATGCGCGTTATGTGCGCCGTGGCGGGTTGGATATCAATCCGTATCGCAGTACGGAAGATATGACGTTCCAGAACCTGCGTCTGGCCCGTCAGTAA
- a CDS encoding plastocyanin/azurin family copper-binding protein has protein sequence MFLRKPWLLAGCLLVLSVPVLAAPAETFAFGEAAPAAKATRTVEVLLQDISFSPKSLDVKAGETVRFVLVNKGQLLHEFNLGDAAMHASHQQEMLKMQSSGMLTSTGMKMGDMDHSAMGHGDMGGMKHDDPNSVLVEPGKTAELTWTFSKAGALEFACNIPGHYQAGMVGKLTVSQ, from the coding sequence ATGTTTTTGCGTAAACCCTGGTTGTTGGCAGGTTGCCTGCTGGTGTTGAGTGTTCCGGTGCTGGCTGCTCCGGCCGAAACCTTTGCTTTCGGTGAGGCAGCGCCTGCCGCCAAAGCCACGCGTACCGTGGAAGTGCTACTGCAGGACATTTCCTTTTCTCCCAAGTCCCTCGACGTAAAGGCCGGTGAGACCGTGCGTTTTGTGCTGGTCAACAAAGGTCAGTTGCTCCATGAATTCAACCTCGGTGACGCGGCGATGCACGCCAGTCATCAGCAGGAAATGCTCAAGATGCAGTCCAGTGGGATGCTCACCTCGACGGGCATGAAGATGGGGGATATGGACCACAGTGCCATGGGCCATGGCGATATGGGCGGGATGAAGCACGACGACCCTAATAGCGTACTGGTAGAGCCGGGCAAAACCGCTGAACTGACCTGGACCTTCAGTAAGGCCGGCGCCCTGGAGTTTGCTTGTAACATCCCTGGGCACTACCAGGCGGGGATGGTGGGCAAGCTGACCGTCAGTCAGTAA
- a CDS encoding heavy metal response regulator transcription factor: protein MKLLIVEDQPKTGHYLRQGLAEAGFNTELVADGTTGQHLALTGDYDLLILDVMLPGRDGWQILQAVRSAGMDIPVLFLTARDAVEDRVHGLELGADDYLVKPFAFSELLARVRSLLRRGGSAPQETSLQLADLSLDLIRRRVERNGQRIDLTAKEFSLLEMLLRRQGEVLPKSLIASQVWDMNFDSDTNIIEVAIRRLRLKVDDNFPNKLIHTVRGMGYVLEERFC, encoded by the coding sequence ATGAAACTGCTGATCGTCGAAGACCAACCGAAAACCGGCCATTACCTGCGCCAGGGCCTGGCCGAAGCCGGGTTCAACACCGAACTGGTGGCTGACGGCACCACCGGTCAGCACCTGGCGCTGACCGGCGACTACGACTTGTTGATCCTCGATGTGATGCTGCCAGGCCGCGACGGCTGGCAGATTCTCCAGGCAGTGCGCAGTGCCGGCATGGATATACCGGTGCTGTTCCTGACGGCGCGGGATGCAGTGGAAGATCGGGTACACGGTCTGGAACTGGGAGCTGACGACTACCTGGTCAAGCCCTTCGCGTTTTCCGAACTGCTGGCCCGGGTGCGCAGCCTGTTGCGCCGTGGCGGTAGCGCCCCTCAGGAAACCAGCCTGCAATTGGCCGACCTGAGCCTGGACCTGATTCGCCGGCGGGTGGAACGCAACGGCCAGCGCATCGACCTGACCGCCAAGGAATTTTCCCTGCTGGAAATGCTGCTACGGCGCCAGGGCGAGGTGCTGCCCAAATCGCTGATCGCTTCCCAGGTCTGGGACATGAATTTCGACAGCGACACCAACATCATCGAAGTAGCCATCCGCCGCCTGCGCCTGAAAGTCGATGACAACTTCCCCAACAAGCTGATTCATACCGTGCGTGGCATGGGTTACGTGCTTGAAGAGCGCTTCTGCTGA
- a CDS encoding heavy metal sensor histidine kinase → MRRISLATRLALLFAACTAVVSLLAGVLFNRASEAHFIELDQQLLDGKVVALRSVLQGADTLSLFAQREDQLREELRHQPDLALRISAVDGQSWFDGAPGITLPANAGLYSLQSTGTDYRVYNAPLVAGKPDSPQLSLILDITHHQHFLERMQRLIWLTVGLSALATALLGAWAARSGLRPLRRMSEVAAGVSAHSLTQRLPQEQMPTELAELAQAFNAMLGRLDDAFQRLSAFSADIAHELRTPLSNLLTHTQVILTQPRPLEDYREALHSNLEELQWMAQLVNDMLYLAKADHGLLIPKREPLELSDEVDALLEFFAPLAEDAKVNMSREGSAGTLGDRSMLRRALSNLLDNALRFTPQGGEVSVRIAEETQGVRLSVENTGEGIPQALLPRLFDRFYRADPARHEGSSEHAGLGLAITRSIVRAHGGTIRCESGAGWTRFVIELPQGY, encoded by the coding sequence ATGAGGCGAATATCCCTGGCCACCCGCTTGGCGTTGCTGTTTGCTGCCTGTACCGCCGTGGTCTCGTTGCTGGCAGGTGTACTGTTCAATCGCGCCAGCGAAGCCCACTTCATCGAACTGGATCAACAATTGCTCGACGGCAAGGTGGTGGCGCTGCGCAGCGTCTTACAGGGTGCCGACACACTTTCGTTATTTGCCCAGCGTGAAGACCAACTACGCGAAGAACTCCGTCACCAGCCAGACCTGGCCTTGCGGATCAGCGCAGTGGACGGCCAGAGCTGGTTCGATGGGGCACCGGGCATCACCTTGCCTGCAAACGCCGGGCTGTACAGTCTGCAAAGCACCGGAACCGACTACCGCGTGTACAACGCACCTTTGGTAGCGGGCAAGCCAGATTCCCCGCAACTAAGCCTGATCCTGGACATCACCCACCACCAGCACTTCCTGGAGCGCATGCAGCGCCTGATCTGGCTGACCGTCGGCCTCTCGGCCCTGGCGACTGCATTGCTCGGTGCCTGGGCGGCTCGCAGTGGGTTGCGACCATTGCGCCGTATGAGCGAGGTCGCCGCCGGCGTGTCCGCGCACTCCCTGACCCAGCGCCTGCCTCAGGAACAGATGCCCACGGAACTGGCAGAGCTGGCCCAAGCGTTCAATGCCATGCTCGGCCGGCTGGATGACGCCTTTCAACGTCTTTCAGCGTTTTCCGCCGACATTGCCCATGAACTGCGCACGCCCCTGTCGAACCTGCTGACCCATACACAAGTCATCCTCACCCAGCCCCGCCCTCTCGAGGATTACCGCGAAGCCTTGCACAGCAACCTGGAAGAGCTGCAATGGATGGCGCAACTGGTCAATGACATGTTGTACCTGGCCAAGGCCGACCACGGTTTGTTGATACCCAAGCGCGAGCCACTGGAGCTGTCCGATGAGGTGGATGCGTTGTTGGAGTTCTTTGCCCCGCTGGCAGAAGACGCCAAGGTGAACATGTCCCGGGAAGGCAGCGCCGGCACCCTTGGTGACCGCAGCATGCTGCGCCGGGCGCTTTCCAATCTGCTGGATAACGCGCTGCGCTTTACCCCGCAAGGTGGGGAAGTCAGCGTGAGGATTGCTGAAGAGACGCAAGGCGTGAGGCTGAGCGTGGAAAATACCGGGGAAGGTATTCCACAGGCATTACTGCCGAGGTTGTTTGACCGGTTCTACCGGGCGGATCCGGCGCGACATGAAGGTAGCAGCGAGCATGCGGGGCTGGGGTTGGCGATTACCCGCTCGATAGTGCGGGCTCATGGCGGGACGATTCGGTGTGAGTCGGGGGCGGGATGGACTAGGTTTGTGATTGAGTTGCCGCAGGGGTATTGA
- a CDS encoding lipoprotein-releasing ABC transporter permease subunit, producing MFRPLSIFIGTRYTRAKRRNRFVSFISMTSMIGLALGVLSMIVVLSVMNGFQREMSSRILGMVPHATIVGVNPINDWQPVAAAALKNPEVTAAVPFTQMDGMFSYKGAMQPIEISGVDPAQEGKVSIVAQHIVQGSLEDLKPGEFGVVVGEITARRFRLNVGDKLTLIVPEVSSAPGGITPRMQRLNVVGVFKVGAELDGSMALINVADAAEMQHWQPNQVQSVRLAVKDLYAAPKVSADIAASLGADYKADDWTHTQGSLFSAMKMEKTMIGLLLLMIVAVAAFNIIATLIMVVNDKGADIAILRTIGATPRQIMAIFIVQGTVIGIVGTLIGGVLGVIAALNVSELVGWLERVTGQHIFSSDVYFVSNLPSELQGGDVLLICTAGFVLSFMATIYPAYRAAKIEPAHALRYS from the coding sequence ATGTTCAGACCGTTATCGATTTTCATCGGCACGCGCTATACCCGCGCCAAGCGCCGCAACCGTTTTGTTTCGTTTATCTCGATGACCTCGATGATCGGCCTCGCCCTGGGCGTGTTGTCGATGATCGTGGTGTTGTCGGTCATGAACGGTTTCCAGCGGGAAATGAGTTCACGCATCCTCGGCATGGTGCCGCACGCCACCATCGTGGGCGTCAATCCGATCAATGATTGGCAGCCGGTGGCCGCCGCTGCGCTGAAAAACCCGGAAGTGACCGCCGCCGTGCCGTTTACCCAGATGGATGGCATGTTCTCCTATAAGGGCGCGATGCAGCCGATCGAGATCAGCGGTGTCGATCCAGCCCAGGAGGGCAAGGTGTCGATTGTTGCCCAGCACATTGTCCAGGGCAGCCTTGAAGACCTTAAACCCGGCGAATTTGGTGTGGTGGTCGGTGAGATCACTGCGCGACGTTTCCGTCTGAATGTCGGTGACAAGCTGACCCTGATCGTCCCGGAAGTCAGCAGCGCCCCCGGTGGCATCACCCCGCGTATGCAGCGCTTGAATGTAGTCGGTGTGTTCAAGGTAGGTGCCGAGCTGGATGGTTCCATGGCGTTGATCAACGTCGCCGATGCCGCAGAGATGCAGCACTGGCAGCCGAACCAGGTGCAAAGCGTGCGCCTGGCGGTGAAGGACCTGTATGCGGCGCCGAAAGTCTCGGCGGATATCGCCGCCAGTTTGGGCGCGGACTACAAGGCGGATGACTGGACCCACACCCAGGGCAGCCTGTTCAGCGCGATGAAGATGGAAAAGACCATGATCGGCCTGCTGTTGCTGATGATCGTCGCCGTCGCCGCGTTCAATATCATTGCCACCTTGATTATGGTAGTGAACGACAAGGGCGCCGACATCGCGATCCTGCGTACCATCGGTGCTACGCCACGGCAGATCATGGCGATCTTCATCGTCCAGGGCACGGTGATCGGGATTGTCGGTACGTTGATCGGCGGCGTGCTTGGTGTGATTGCGGCACTTAATGTCAGTGAGCTGGTGGGCTGGCTGGAGCGCGTCACCGGGCAGCATATCTTCAGTTCGGATGTGTATTTCGTCAGCAACCTGCCTTCGGAACTGCAAGGCGGGGATGTGTTGCTGATTTGCACGGCCGGGTTTGTGTTGAGCTTTATGGCGACGATTTATCCGGCGTATCGGGCGGCGAAGATTGAGCCGGCGCATGCCCTTCGGTATTCGTAA
- the lolD gene encoding lipoprotein-releasing ABC transporter ATP-binding protein LolD: MSEKAILSCRDLGKSYEEGPESVVVLSNLQLELHPGERVAIVGSSGSGKSTLLNLLGGLDTPSQGSVWLAGEELSALGEKARGQLRNRSLGFVYQFHHLLPEFTALENVCMPLLIGKTAIPEARQRAKALLERVGLGHRLEHKPAELSGGERQRVAIARALVNNPGLVMLDEPTGNLDSHTAQGIKDLMLELSTQMRTAFLVVTHDMSMARQMDRVLHLQEGHLVAI, from the coding sequence ATGAGTGAAAAAGCAATCCTGAGCTGCCGCGACCTGGGCAAATCCTACGAGGAAGGCCCGGAATCCGTGGTGGTGCTCTCCAACCTGCAGCTGGAACTGCACCCGGGCGAGCGCGTGGCGATCGTCGGCAGTTCCGGTTCCGGCAAAAGTACCTTGCTCAACCTGTTGGGCGGCCTTGATACGCCGTCCCAGGGCAGCGTCTGGCTGGCCGGTGAAGAGTTGTCGGCCCTGGGTGAGAAGGCTCGTGGCCAGTTGCGCAACCGGTCGTTGGGCTTTGTGTACCAGTTCCACCACCTGTTGCCTGAGTTCACCGCCCTGGAAAACGTCTGTATGCCGCTGTTGATCGGCAAAACGGCGATTCCGGAGGCTCGTCAGCGGGCCAAGGCGCTGCTGGAGCGGGTCGGCCTTGGCCATCGCCTGGAACACAAACCGGCCGAATTGTCCGGCGGCGAGCGCCAGCGTGTGGCGATTGCACGGGCTCTGGTCAACAATCCGGGCCTGGTGATGCTCGACGAGCCCACTGGCAACCTCGACTCCCACACGGCCCAGGGCATCAAGGACTTGATGCTGGAATTGAGCACCCAGATGCGTACCGCGTTCCTGGTGGTGACCCATGACATGAGTATGGCGCGGCAGATGGACCGCGTGTTGCACCTGCAGGAAGGTCATCTGGTCGCCATCTGA